The following are encoded together in the Cheilinus undulatus linkage group 3, ASM1832078v1, whole genome shotgun sequence genome:
- the ift52 gene encoding intraflagellar transport protein 52 homolog produces MDKEQPNTVVFNCSKKELFTANNGYKSMQKRLRAQWKIQSMKEELSLERLKGVKLWITAGPREKFTASELEVLKLFLDGGGNVLVMLGEGGEMKYDTNINFLLEEFGIMVNNDVVVRNVYYKYFHPTEALVSDGVLNREISRAAGKMVTGLIEDENVGNNAQALTFVYPYGATLNVMKPAVAVLSTGSVCFPLNRPILAFHQGKEAGRLVVSGSCHMFSDQFIDKEENSKILDFVFQWLMTDNIQLNQIDAKDPEITDYTMLPDTGCLSEQFRECLQEGDENPRDFTSLFVMPLSNLSMDTLPEVISAYKQLNVKDEPLQLITPQFETPLPPLQPSVFPPALSDLPPPMLDLFDLDETFSSEKVRLAQLTNKCTDDDLEFYVRKCGEILGVTTKLDKDQRDAKHILEHVFFQVVEFKKLNQEHDMETEAQFTSM; encoded by the exons ATGGATAAGGAGCAACCCAACACCGTCGTCTTCAACTGTTCCAAAAAAGAGCTGTTTACTGCCAATAATGGCTACAAATCAATGCAGAAACGACTGCGAGCTCAATGGAAAATACAAAG CATGAAGGAGGAGCTGTCTTTGGAGAGGCTGAAGGGTGTCAAGCTGTGGATAACTGCGGGCCCCAGGGAGAAGTTCACAGCATCAGAG CTGGAAGTTCTGAAGCTGTTTCTGGATGGAGGAGGAAATGTTCTGGTCATGCTTGGTGAAGGAGGAGAAATGAAATATGACACAAATATCAACTTTCTTCTGGAGGAATTTGGGATAATGGTCAACAATG ATGTTGTTGTGAGGAATGTGTACTATAAGTACTTCCACCCAACAGAGGCACTTGTGTCCGATGGAGTATTGAATAG AGAGATTAGTAGGGCTGCTGGAAAAATGGTCACAGGACTCATTGAAGATGAGAATGTTGGAAACAACGCACA GGCTCTTACATTTGTGTACCCGTATGGTGCCACACTAAATGTGATGAAGCCTGCTGTAGCTGTTCTTTCTACTGGCTCAGTTTGCTTCCCTCTAAACAGGCCTATCCTGGCCTTCCATCAAGGAAAG GAGGCTGGTCGACTGGTGGTGTCAGGTTCCTGCCACATGTTCAGTGATCAGTTCATAGACAAAGAGGAAAACAGCAAAATCCTT GATTTTGTGTTCCAGTGGCTCATGACTGATAATATTCAACTAAATCAGATTGATGCTAAAGACCCAGAG ATCACAGACTACACCATGTTGCCAGACACAGGGTGCCTGTCAGAACAGTTTAGAGAGTGTTTGCAGGAGGGTGACGAAAACCCCAGGGACTTCACCTCTCTCTTTGTTATGCCATTGTCTAACTTGTCCATGGACACTTTACCTGAAGTCATCAG tgctTACAAGCAGCTTAATGTCAAAGACGAGCCACTTCAGCTTATCACACCACAGTTTGAGACCCCTCTGCCGCCACTTCAACCTTCT GTATTTCCACCCGCCTTAAGTGATTTGCCTCCACCTATGCTGGATCTATTTGATCTAGATGAAACATTCTCCTCTGAGAAAGTGCGGTTAGCACAACTCACCAACAAAT GCACAGATGATGATCTTGAGTTCTATGTGcggaaatgtggtgaaattcTTGGGGTGACTACAAAGTTAGATAAAGATCAGAGGGATGCTAAGCACATCTTGGAACATGTTTTCTTCCAGGTGGTTGAGTTCAAGAAACTGAATCAG gagCATGATATGGAAACAGAAGCACAGTTCACATCAATGTGA